In Dehalococcoidia bacterium, the genomic window TCGTACAGTTGAGCTTCACCGGCCACGATCTGGGACACAAGCAGGTGTTCCGGTCGAGCCGCAATAACGATATTGTCGGCCTGTTCGTGAGCTTCCTGGTCGGCATAAACCGCTCTTGGTGGGTTGACAAGCATAACGAGCACCACAGCAATCCCAACGACCTGGACATGGACCCCGACATCGAGATCCCGGTGGTCGCGTTTTCGGAAGACCAGGCTCGCGACAAGAGAGGCGTTCCACGGCTGATAGTCAGGCACCAGGCATTTCTCTTCTATGCGCTGGTCTGTTTCGAGGGCATCGTGCTCAAGTACTCGGGTATCAGGTACATGCTCACAAACAGGCTGAGATTCCCTATCGCAGAGACGATAGCGATGGCTGGACATATCGGTGTCTATACCTGCCTTGTGTTCCTGTCCTTGCCGTTCTGGCAGGGGTTGCTGTTCATCGCAGTCAATCAGGTGCTTATAGGACTTTACATCGGCTCGACATTTGCCCCCAACCACAAGGGCATGCTAATGCTCGATGGGAATACCAAGCTCGATTTTCTAAGGAGACAGGTGCTTACATCGAGGAATGTGAAGGCGAGTCCTGTAAATGACGTCCTGTACGGTGGGTTGAACTACCAGATCGAACACCACCTGTTCCCAAGCATGCCCCGGCACCAGTTAAAGGAGGCGCAGAAGATCATCAGACCTTTCTGTAGCGAGAATTCGATCTCGTATTACGAAACGGGTGTGGTCCAATCGCAGCGAGAGATACTGCAGTACCTGCACCACGTTAGCGCCCCACTGCGAGCGTGAGGTCCAGGGACTCCCAGCAGCCTGCCTGCCTAATCTCCCTCGATTTTGGGCAGGCCTCTCCCAGGCAGAGGGCTGGAACGACGGCAGAACTTGCCCCTCGCATCTCCGATCATCCCCAACCAACAGCCCCCTCTCCCGGGGGAGAGGGCTGGGGTGAGGGCGAAAACCCAGTCTGCGAAACCAATACATTCTCACCGCAACTGTTGAGTTTGACGCACTCCCGCCATGTGACTACCATGGAACTGCGCTCATGGGGGAGCCGCCGAGTCCGCTCAAGGGCAGAGCCCACCCCAAGTTGACCTGTCAACATACACTCTTTTCTTCCCGATCAAGCGGACGCCGGGGGACACGAAAGGAGTGCCTATGTCCTCTCCCTCTCTTCCGCCGCGCCCAAGCCTTGAGCAGATCAGGAAACGGGCCAAAGATCTCCTGAAAGCGCTCCGAGGCCGCCAGCCCGCCGCTCTTGCACGCCTGAAAGCGGCGATTCCTCGATACTCGGGCCTGTCCGACGACGACCTTACTGAGCTTGCTCTATCTTTGCGCGACGCTCAGCGTGTCATCGCCTTCGAGTACGGGTTCTCCGACTGGCCGTCCATGCGCGCTTACATCGAACAGAAAGAGAGAGCAGCCATGATTGAAATGACAGTCGATCACGTCAGAGTAAACATCCCCGGCAACCAGCGCGTTGTGGTGCTGAAGGCCAAGGAGATAAACAGGTACCTGCCGATCTGGATCGGTCAATCGGAAGGAGACGCCATAGCGCTGTCGCTCCAGGGTCAGCAGCCGACCAGACCCATGACACACGACCTGACAGATGCGATCATTCGAGGTCTGGATGCCACCGTTGATCGAGTCGTCGTCACCGAGATGCGTGATGACACCTTCATCTCGCATGTGACAGTGAAGTCCAACGGCACGACCTTCGAGACCGATTCCAGACCGAGTGACGCAATTGCGCTTGCTGTGCGCAGTGGTGCTCAGGTCCTCGTGGCACCTGAAGTGCTGGAAGAGGCCGGGATCGACTTCGACCCGGAGACCGGCAAGCCGACCTCACCGAACAGGGTATGGCCGGAATTCTCAGTACTGGCACCTGAAGTGTCAGGACCGCATCATCATCACCCCTCCCACGGCTGAGATGTTCTGATACGGATATAGCCGACACCCGCATATCCCACAGAAGCGCTGAGTGGTGTAGTATCCAGCGATGGTCTCGTTCATCACCAGAGCACCTAGGTCGCGCCGCACACTGATCTTCGGCTCCACCATGCACGTGTGGAGCGACCTGTTCTTCGCACTGCTCGTGCCTCTGCTCCCCCTCATGAAGGAGGACATGGGGCTGTCGTTCACTCAGGTGGGTATGCTGCGTTCGGTCTTTAGCGGCGCGACAGCAATCCTACAGGTGCCGGCCGGCCTGCTCGCAGAATCAGCGGGCGAGTTCTGGATGCTGATCCTGGGGAACATGTGGGTGTCGGCGGGACTGGTCGCGATGGCGATGGCCCCGGTCTTCCTGGTGCTCCTTCTTGTTTCTGGCATCTGCGGACTCGGGGGCGGCACCCAGCATCCCCTCGCGTCCAGCATGGTGTCCCGCGCCTACGACGACAGGGGTCGCGCCACCGCCGTGGGCACGGTCAACTTCGCAGGCGACCTCGGCAAGATGCTCGCGCCGCTCGTTGCGGGGCTTATCGCCATAAGGTTTGGATGGCGCGAGACCTTCCTGATCGTCGGGCTGTCCGGGTTCGTCTTCATGGTCGCCACCATGTTCACACGTCGCTCCGTCGACATCGGCAAGCCCTCCGCGAGCACTGCGGGCAGTGGTGATAGCGGAGGGGAAGACACGTCGGGGGCCCGACTCGGCGGCTTCATCACCCTGAGCGGCGTCGGAGTGCTCGACTCGGCTGTTCGCACATCTGCGCTGGTCTTCCTGCCGTTCGTGATGGACGCGAAGGACATGGGTCCCGGACAGATCAGCGCAATGCTATTCCTGCTTTTCGGAGGCGGCGCGTTTGGGAAGTTCGTCTGCGGCTGGCTAGGCGACCGCATGGACACCATCAGCCTGATCTGGGCGACCAAGGGGCTGACCGCTCTGCTTCTTGTCGCTACCCTCGCCACGCCAGTGCTGCTGATGGCACCAGTCATGGTGCTTATAGGCATCGGTCTCAACGGAACATCGTCGGTGCTGTACGCAACAGTCGCCGACCTTGTGCCACCCGGTCGCCGCGCGAGGTTCTACGGTTTCTTCTACACCACCAACGAGATCGGCACAGTGGCGGCACCACTGGCATACGGACTCGTGGCCGACATCTTCAGCCTCAGCACTACGATGATAGTGATGGGCGTCGCTA contains:
- a CDS encoding acyl-CoA desaturase translates to MILETTDENFRAPVGAARREVETNEYARLKRLVRDAGLLEKDPRRYAAKFTVNLSLLALSFAILMLVDGVWPQILNAAFLAFVVVQLSFTGHDLGHKQVFRSSRNNDIVGLFVSFLVGINRSWWVDKHNEHHSNPNDLDMDPDIEIPVVAFSEDQARDKRGVPRLIVRHQAFLFYALVCFEGIVLKYSGIRYMLTNRLRFPIAETIAMAGHIGVYTCLVFLSLPFWQGLLFIAVNQVLIGLYIGSTFAPNHKGMLMLDGNTKLDFLRRQVLTSRNVKASPVNDVLYGGLNYQIEHHLFPSMPRHQLKEAQKIIRPFCSENSISYYETGVVQSQREILQYLHHVSAPLRA
- a CDS encoding bifunctional nuclease family protein; this encodes MSSPSLPPRPSLEQIRKRAKDLLKALRGRQPAALARLKAAIPRYSGLSDDDLTELALSLRDAQRVIAFEYGFSDWPSMRAYIEQKERAAMIEMTVDHVRVNIPGNQRVVVLKAKEINRYLPIWIGQSEGDAIALSLQGQQPTRPMTHDLTDAIIRGLDATVDRVVVTEMRDDTFISHVTVKSNGTTFETDSRPSDAIALAVRSGAQVLVAPEVLEEAGIDFDPETGKPTSPNRVWPEFSVLAPEVSGPHHHHPSHG
- a CDS encoding MFS transporter → MVSFITRAPRSRRTLIFGSTMHVWSDLFFALLVPLLPLMKEDMGLSFTQVGMLRSVFSGATAILQVPAGLLAESAGEFWMLILGNMWVSAGLVAMAMAPVFLVLLLVSGICGLGGGTQHPLASSMVSRAYDDRGRATAVGTVNFAGDLGKMLAPLVAGLIAIRFGWRETFLIVGLSGFVFMVATMFTRRSVDIGKPSASTAGSGDSGGEDTSGARLGGFITLSGVGVLDSAVRTSALVFLPFVMDAKDMGPGQISAMLFLLFGGGAFGKFVCGWLGDRMDTISLIWATKGLTALLLVATLATPVLLMAPVMVLIGIGLNGTSSVLYATVADLVPPGRRARFYGFFYTTNEIGTVAAPLAYGLVADIFSLSTTMIVMGVATAAILPASLTLRRHLKDVSF